The following proteins are co-located in the Actinomycetota bacterium genome:
- a CDS encoding cyclic 2,3-diphosphoglycerate synthase, whose protein sequence is MPRRVLIMGAAGRDFHNFNVVYRDDADHVVVAFTATQIPYIDDRTYPASLAGERYPKGIPIHDETELTRLIRELEVDDVVFSYSDVSHEYVMHKGSEAMAAGANFLLLGPRDTMLEATVPVVAVCAVRTGSGKSQTTRAIAATLKEEGKRVVAVRHPMPYGNLEAQRVQRYAAIEDLDRYDTTIEEREEFEPHIASGTIIYAGVDYGEILRQAQAECDVLLWDGGNNDLPFYEPTVHVVVADPLRAGHETRYHPGETNLRMADVVVINKVDSATSDQMESLVRTIDAVNPGATIVKANSRVTVDEPDAIEGKRVIVVEDGPTLTHGDMKFGAGVVAARSHGAAEVVDPRPWAVGTIDETFRKYDVGPVLPAMGYSDEQLEEMAKTIDAADADLVVIGTPIDLRSVIDFRKPAVRVRYELEVLPDSPSLADVLKPVIA, encoded by the coding sequence ATGCCGCGTCGTGTTCTGATCATGGGCGCCGCTGGGCGCGACTTCCACAATTTCAATGTCGTCTACCGCGACGATGCCGACCACGTCGTCGTGGCGTTCACCGCAACCCAGATCCCGTATATCGACGACCGCACCTATCCCGCGTCGCTCGCGGGGGAGCGGTATCCGAAGGGGATTCCCATCCACGACGAGACGGAGCTCACCCGGCTGATCCGTGAGCTCGAGGTCGACGACGTGGTCTTCAGCTACTCGGACGTGAGCCACGAGTACGTGATGCACAAGGGCAGCGAAGCCATGGCCGCCGGGGCGAACTTCCTGCTTCTCGGCCCCCGCGACACGATGCTCGAGGCCACCGTTCCGGTCGTCGCCGTGTGCGCCGTTCGAACCGGTTCCGGCAAGAGCCAGACCACGCGCGCGATCGCCGCAACGTTGAAGGAAGAGGGAAAGCGTGTCGTGGCCGTTCGACACCCCATGCCGTACGGGAACCTCGAGGCCCAGCGGGTGCAGCGCTACGCCGCGATCGAGGACCTCGATCGGTACGACACGACGATCGAGGAACGCGAGGAGTTCGAGCCGCACATCGCCAGCGGAACGATCATCTACGCGGGCGTCGATTACGGAGAGATCCTCCGGCAGGCGCAGGCTGAGTGCGATGTCCTGCTGTGGGACGGCGGGAACAACGACCTTCCGTTCTACGAGCCGACCGTTCACGTCGTGGTGGCGGATCCGCTCCGCGCCGGCCACGAGACGAGATACCACCCCGGAGAGACGAACCTTCGAATGGCCGACGTCGTCGTCATCAACAAGGTCGACTCGGCCACGTCCGACCAGATGGAGTCGCTCGTTCGAACGATCGACGCGGTGAACCCTGGCGCCACGATCGTGAAGGCGAACAGCCGCGTGACCGTTGACGAGCCCGACGCGATCGAGGGCAAGCGGGTGATCGTCGTCGAAGACGGCCCCACGCTCACGCACGGCGACATGAAGTTCGGCGCGGGCGTCGTCGCCGCACGGTCGCACGGCGCCGCCGAGGTGGTCGATCCGCGACCGTGGGCGGTGGGGACGATCGACGAGACGTTCCGCAAGTACGACGTCGGGCCCGTCCTCCCGGCGATGGGGTACTCGGACGAGCAGCTCGAGGAGATGGCGAAGACGATCGACGCAGCCGACGCAGACCTGGTCGTCATCGGGACCCCGATCGACCTCCGGAGTGTGATCGATTTCCGTAAGCCCGCTGTTCGCGTCCGCTACGAGCTCGAGGTGCTTCCCGACTCGCCCTCGCTTGCCGACGTCCTCAAGCCCGTCATCGCCTGA
- a CDS encoding alpha/beta fold hydrolase has protein sequence MSPDVRPGAEAFSFGDGPIGVLLVHGFTGSPASIRPLGEWLAGQGLAVEGVRLPGHGTDVQDLRHRRAAEWVGEAARGLDAISSRCRTVVAFGLSMGGSIVLALAASRSSDVHGIALANPYVFDCRHLLIPIGKRFLRDVPGTPNDIAKPGMDEMAYDRMPVPAIVSMAVMMKRVRAALPSIRQPVVVFASSVDHVISTSNPRKILARVGSERTELVPCPRSFHVVTLDHDAELVREHVLAFAHEVDRAKLAAP, from the coding sequence GTGAGCCCCGACGTTCGACCGGGCGCAGAGGCGTTCTCGTTCGGCGACGGACCGATCGGCGTGTTGCTCGTCCACGGGTTCACCGGCTCGCCCGCATCCATTCGGCCGCTCGGCGAATGGCTCGCCGGACAGGGCCTCGCCGTCGAGGGGGTTCGGCTCCCCGGACATGGAACGGATGTCCAGGACCTCCGACACCGGCGAGCCGCCGAGTGGGTCGGCGAGGCGGCGCGCGGCCTCGACGCCATCTCCTCGAGATGCCGAACCGTCGTGGCGTTCGGCCTGTCGATGGGCGGGTCGATCGTTCTGGCGCTCGCGGCATCGCGATCTTCGGATGTCCACGGAATCGCGCTGGCGAACCCGTACGTGTTCGACTGCCGCCACCTGCTCATCCCAATCGGGAAGCGGTTCCTCAGGGACGTTCCCGGAACACCAAATGACATCGCGAAGCCCGGCATGGACGAGATGGCCTACGACCGGATGCCGGTTCCGGCGATCGTCTCGATGGCGGTGATGATGAAGCGGGTTCGAGCCGCACTCCCGTCGATCAGGCAACCAGTCGTCGTGTTCGCGTCATCGGTCGACCACGTGATCTCGACGTCGAACCCTCGGAAGATCCTGGCGAGGGTCGGATCGGAACGAACCGAGCTCGTCCCGTGTCCCAGGTCGTTCCACGTCGTGACGCTCGATCACGACGCCGAACTGGTGCGGGAGCACGTGCTGGCGTTCGCGCACGAGGTCGACCGCGCGAAGCTCGCGGCCCCGTAA
- a CDS encoding NAD(P)H-dependent oxidoreductase subunit E — translation MAAEPTAEERAAVDLVLGPPAAADPHDGHIARGGHALREQRHLLLPALHALQRSAGWISEGGLSYLCERLDVPPAEAYGVASFYALFSTEPQPPTVLHVCDDIACRVAGAEALIGDLEGELGQSRVDSVRRSPCLGLCDVAPAAFLQTTGGGSQPQIPRASMETLRPFVEGGGWSIGRHDEHPVPQNVSERRLLRRIAVVDPGSVGDYRALGGYEALRRAVELGPQGVVQELKDSNLVGRGGAAFPAGVKWDAVAKQPVRPHYFVCNADESEPGTFKDRVLMEGDPFAVLESLTIAGYATASEKGFIYVRGEYWLATHRLERAIEQAYARGFLGEDVMGEGFRFDVELRSGAGAYICGEETALFNSIEGKRGEPRNKPPFPVEMGLFGKPTGINNVETLVNVLEVLSMGGLEYAKLGTPDSTGTRLFCLSGCVETPGLYEVEHGTTLGDLIDLAGGVRGGRELKAVLLGGAAGTFVGPGDLGLRLTFEDAKAAGATLGSGVVMLFDDTVNLADIVLRIAAFFRDESCGQCVPCRVGTVRQEEALHRLVRDRPIGSRQDELALIGEIGQVMRDASICGLGQLAANAVESAITRLRVFEGNGAR, via the coding sequence ATGGCGGCCGAACCGACCGCCGAGGAACGAGCCGCCGTCGATCTCGTGCTGGGCCCGCCGGCAGCAGCCGACCCGCACGACGGGCACATCGCGCGCGGTGGACACGCGCTCCGCGAGCAACGGCACCTGTTGCTTCCGGCACTGCACGCACTGCAGCGTTCGGCAGGCTGGATCAGCGAGGGAGGGCTAAGCTACTTGTGTGAGCGCCTCGACGTTCCGCCGGCCGAGGCGTACGGCGTAGCCAGCTTCTACGCGCTGTTCTCGACCGAGCCGCAACCGCCGACGGTGCTCCACGTGTGCGACGACATCGCGTGCAGGGTCGCCGGTGCCGAGGCGCTGATCGGCGATCTCGAGGGAGAGCTCGGGCAATCGAGAGTGGACAGCGTTCGGCGGAGTCCCTGCCTCGGCCTGTGCGACGTCGCGCCGGCGGCGTTCCTCCAAACAACCGGCGGGGGCTCACAACCGCAGATCCCGCGCGCGTCGATGGAAACCCTCCGACCGTTCGTCGAGGGAGGAGGGTGGAGTATCGGGCGACATGACGAACACCCGGTTCCGCAGAACGTGAGCGAACGGCGTTTGCTTCGTCGTATCGCTGTCGTCGATCCCGGATCGGTCGGCGACTATCGCGCACTGGGTGGCTACGAGGCGCTCCGCCGGGCTGTCGAGCTCGGTCCCCAGGGCGTTGTCCAGGAATTGAAGGACTCGAACCTCGTCGGACGCGGCGGCGCGGCCTTCCCGGCCGGCGTGAAGTGGGATGCCGTCGCGAAGCAGCCCGTTCGGCCGCACTACTTCGTATGCAACGCGGACGAGTCCGAACCGGGCACCTTCAAGGACCGTGTGCTGATGGAGGGCGATCCGTTCGCGGTGCTCGAGTCGCTCACCATCGCGGGATACGCGACCGCTTCGGAGAAGGGCTTCATCTATGTGCGGGGGGAGTACTGGCTCGCGACTCACCGCCTCGAGCGGGCGATCGAGCAGGCGTACGCGCGCGGATTCCTCGGCGAGGACGTCATGGGCGAGGGGTTCCGTTTCGACGTGGAGCTGCGCAGCGGCGCCGGCGCCTACATCTGCGGCGAGGAGACGGCGCTGTTCAACTCGATCGAGGGGAAGCGCGGGGAGCCGCGGAACAAGCCGCCGTTCCCCGTGGAGATGGGCCTGTTCGGCAAGCCGACCGGGATCAACAACGTCGAGACGCTCGTCAACGTCCTCGAGGTCCTGTCCATGGGAGGGCTCGAGTACGCCAAGCTCGGCACGCCCGACTCGACGGGAACGCGCCTGTTCTGCCTGTCGGGTTGTGTCGAGACGCCGGGTCTGTACGAGGTCGAGCACGGCACCACTCTCGGCGACCTCATCGACCTCGCGGGCGGCGTTCGCGGCGGCCGGGAGCTGAAGGCCGTGCTCCTCGGCGGCGCGGCGGGGACGTTCGTCGGTCCCGGAGACCTCGGGCTGCGGCTCACCTTCGAGGACGCGAAGGCCGCCGGCGCGACGCTCGGTTCCGGCGTCGTCATGCTGTTCGACGACACCGTGAACCTCGCGGACATCGTGCTTCGGATCGCCGCGTTCTTCCGAGACGAGTCGTGCGGACAGTGCGTGCCGTGCCGGGTGGGAACGGTCCGTCAGGAGGAGGCACTGCATCGGTTGGTGCGTGACCGGCCGATCGGGTCACGGCAGGACGAGCTCGCGCTGATCGGTGAGATCGGTCAGGTCATGCGTGATGCGTCGATCTGTGGTCTCGGCCAGTTGGCGGCGAACGCGGTCGAGTCGGCGATCACCCGGCTGAGGGTGTTCGAAGGGAACGGAGCGCGATGA
- a CDS encoding pyridoxamine 5'-phosphate oxidase family protein, whose protein sequence is MAIQRSTRPVNSERIARAARRLLDASTLCAIATTSPRGRPHINTAYFALTNQFDIVWLSEPSARHSINLRANAATSVAVYDSSQRWGGTDRGIQLFGSAREASKRSIADAEAAYARRFTAYEPGQLVAYRFYVFHPRSVKLFDERWFGAGVFVTARVDRTGGVTWERTDVYSSNR, encoded by the coding sequence ATGGCGATCCAGCGCTCGACGCGCCCCGTGAACTCCGAGCGGATCGCTCGCGCGGCCCGGCGACTCCTCGACGCCTCGACGCTGTGTGCGATCGCGACGACGTCGCCGCGGGGGCGACCGCACATCAACACCGCCTATTTCGCGTTGACGAACCAATTCGACATCGTGTGGCTCTCCGAACCGAGCGCGCGTCACTCCATCAACCTTCGAGCGAACGCGGCGACCTCGGTCGCCGTCTACGACTCGTCGCAGCGATGGGGAGGAACCGATCGCGGGATCCAGCTGTTCGGGTCGGCACGTGAGGCCTCGAAGCGATCGATCGCCGACGCGGAGGCGGCGTACGCGCGACGGTTCACTGCGTACGAGCCGGGCCAGCTCGTGGCGTATCGCTTCTACGTATTCCATCCGAGGAGCGTGAAGCTCTTCGACGAGCGTTGGTTCGGCGCGGGTGTGTTCGTCACGGCTCGCGTCGATCGCACCGGAGGGGTTACGTGGGAGCGGACGGACGTCTACAGCTCGAACCGCTGA
- a CDS encoding endonuclease/exonuclease/phosphatase family protein — MQLRVLVYNVRQFRDDADLVARVVDRFSPDVLLMNESGGRLKLRRFAKAVGMEKARDPWSPFRRRVKNAVLVRRPWRILDRRLHRFAGSARFYPRGALVAQLDRSGFRISAASVHLGLRPAERRYHAEQLIPILRKLNGPLVVGGDLNELPGGRAVTHLTERLLWDVWLLGGDVVGETYPADRPAARIDFLFVSKGIRVERAIVPAVPDVHGASDHRPVVAELVLPEVEGSPE; from the coding sequence GTGCAGCTGCGCGTCCTCGTCTACAACGTCCGCCAGTTCCGCGACGACGCCGACCTCGTCGCGCGCGTCGTCGACCGCTTCTCTCCGGACGTCTTGCTGATGAACGAGTCCGGTGGACGGCTCAAGTTACGCAGGTTCGCCAAGGCCGTCGGTATGGAAAAGGCGCGGGACCCATGGTCTCCGTTCCGACGACGGGTGAAGAACGCGGTTCTGGTCCGACGGCCGTGGCGCATCCTCGACCGCCGCCTCCACCGGTTCGCTGGGTCGGCCCGCTTCTACCCCCGCGGTGCGCTGGTCGCGCAACTCGACCGATCCGGATTTCGGATCTCGGCCGCCTCGGTGCATCTCGGACTGCGGCCCGCGGAGCGCCGCTATCACGCCGAGCAGCTCATCCCGATCCTTCGCAAGCTGAACGGTCCTCTCGTCGTCGGCGGCGACCTGAACGAGCTGCCCGGGGGGCGCGCGGTGACTCACCTGACCGAACGCCTCCTGTGGGACGTATGGCTCCTCGGGGGCGACGTGGTCGGCGAGACGTATCCGGCTGACAGGCCGGCCGCTCGGATCGACTTCCTGTTCGTCTCAAAGGGGATCCGCGTCGAGCGGGCCATCGTTCCGGCTGTCCCGGACGTGCATGGGGCGTCGGACCACCGTCCGGTCGTGGCGGAGCTCGTTCTTCCGGAGGTCGAGGGCAGTCCGGAGTGA
- a CDS encoding molybdenum cofactor guanylyltransferase, whose product MAGGRSTRFGRDKLAEPYLGEPLLHHAVARLAEVCDEIVVVIAPDAPAPSLPGGPRIRVARDESEGQGPLAGIVAALRSVTTTFAIVAAGDMPELQRSVLVMMLGSVADGDAVALVDGSDVRPLPCVVRVERAVEIAPALLASGRASVRALLDQLHVTAVDEPTWTALDARRRTLFDVDVPGDLA is encoded by the coding sequence CTGGCCGGCGGACGCTCGACGCGGTTCGGACGAGACAAGCTCGCGGAGCCGTACCTAGGTGAGCCGCTGTTGCATCACGCCGTTGCGCGTCTGGCCGAGGTGTGCGACGAGATCGTCGTGGTGATCGCCCCCGACGCGCCGGCGCCATCGCTGCCCGGCGGCCCGAGGATCCGCGTCGCGCGCGACGAGAGCGAAGGTCAGGGTCCGCTCGCCGGGATCGTCGCGGCCCTGCGCAGCGTCACCACGACGTTCGCGATCGTCGCCGCCGGCGACATGCCCGAGCTCCAGCGTTCGGTTCTCGTGATGATGCTCGGCAGCGTGGCCGATGGCGACGCCGTCGCGCTTGTTGACGGCTCGGACGTCCGTCCGTTGCCGTGCGTCGTGCGCGTGGAGCGCGCGGTGGAGATCGCTCCCGCGTTGTTGGCTTCGGGCCGAGCGAGCGTTCGCGCGCTGCTCGACCAGCTGCATGTGACCGCCGTCGACGAGCCAACGTGGACCGCGCTCGACGCGCGGCGACGAACGCTCTTCGACGTCGACGTGCCGGGCGATCTCGCGTGA
- a CDS encoding molybdopterin-dependent oxidoreductase yields MRNGLVRLTEPMVRSNGGLRTATWDEALDRAASGLQAAIDRNPGWGVGVFSCSKATNEMNFVAQKFIRQVLGSNNIDSCNRTUHAPSVVGLATVFGAGGGTSSYEEVANSDLIVLWGSNARETHPIFFHHVLKGVHNGARLIVVDPRRTSSAEWADLWLGIDVGSDIALSNTIAREIIVNELHHTSFIERGTEGFDAYRDSVMEWTLERGEEVTGVPADAIRELAHAYAKADRAVICWTLGITEHHNAVDNVLALINLGLLTGHVGRYGSGLNPLRGQNNVQGGGDMGAIPNKLPGFQDIETDAAAREKFEKAWGRPIVPKRGWHLTGMFEAMERGDLTSVYCIGENPASSEADTQRARKLLDNLDTLIVQDIFMTRTAEMADVVLPAANSAFESDGTVTNSERRVQRVRKALDPPGEAKDDVWIIAQLAKRLGYGWGDLTPFEAWEELRTLSPMHAGMSWKRLEELSGIQWPCPSDDHPGTKFLHARLWEEDPDERGPAAPFSVTPFEPPVDELTDEFPLRLTTGRRLDSYNTGVQTSGYTSPLRRGESIDVSPSDAERLALEEGEIVRVTSRRGSLDVPVRLDRGLRAGLVFMTLHFPDQVETNVLTIDATDPKSGTAEFKATAVRIDKLDAPAIVSGGGGE; encoded by the coding sequence ATGAGGAACGGGCTCGTTCGGCTCACCGAGCCGATGGTCCGCTCGAACGGCGGCCTGCGAACGGCAACGTGGGACGAGGCCCTGGACAGGGCCGCGTCCGGTCTGCAGGCGGCGATCGATCGGAACCCCGGTTGGGGGGTCGGCGTGTTCAGCTGCTCGAAGGCCACAAACGAGATGAACTTCGTCGCGCAGAAGTTCATCCGTCAGGTCCTCGGCAGCAACAACATCGATAGCTGCAACCGCACCTGACACGCTCCCAGCGTCGTCGGTCTGGCGACGGTGTTCGGAGCAGGTGGCGGGACCAGTTCGTACGAGGAGGTCGCGAATTCCGACCTCATCGTGCTGTGGGGGTCGAATGCGCGCGAGACGCATCCGATCTTCTTCCATCACGTCCTGAAGGGCGTGCACAACGGCGCGCGCCTGATCGTCGTCGACCCGCGCCGCACGTCCTCTGCAGAGTGGGCCGACCTGTGGCTGGGCATCGACGTGGGTTCGGACATCGCGCTCTCGAACACGATCGCGCGCGAGATCATCGTGAACGAGCTCCACCACACCTCGTTCATCGAGCGAGGCACGGAGGGCTTCGACGCGTACCGCGACTCGGTGATGGAGTGGACGCTCGAGCGCGGGGAGGAGGTGACCGGCGTCCCGGCGGACGCGATCCGCGAGCTGGCCCACGCCTACGCGAAGGCCGATCGCGCGGTGATCTGCTGGACGCTCGGCATCACCGAGCACCACAACGCGGTCGACAACGTCCTCGCGCTGATCAATCTGGGGTTGCTGACGGGCCACGTGGGACGGTACGGCAGCGGCCTCAACCCGCTTCGGGGCCAGAACAACGTGCAGGGCGGCGGCGACATGGGCGCGATCCCGAACAAGCTGCCCGGGTTCCAGGACATCGAGACGGACGCGGCCGCCCGGGAGAAGTTCGAGAAGGCGTGGGGCCGGCCGATCGTGCCGAAGCGCGGATGGCACCTCACCGGCATGTTCGAGGCGATGGAGCGAGGTGACCTCACGTCGGTCTACTGCATCGGGGAGAACCCCGCGAGCTCGGAGGCCGACACCCAGCGCGCGCGAAAGCTCCTGGACAACCTGGACACCCTGATAGTTCAGGACATCTTCATGACGCGGACGGCCGAGATGGCGGACGTCGTGCTTCCCGCGGCGAACTCGGCGTTCGAGTCGGACGGCACCGTCACGAACAGCGAGCGGCGCGTGCAGCGCGTTCGCAAGGCGCTCGATCCGCCGGGCGAAGCGAAGGACGATGTGTGGATCATCGCCCAGCTCGCGAAGCGTCTCGGTTACGGCTGGGGGGACCTCACGCCGTTCGAGGCGTGGGAGGAGCTCCGAACGCTCTCGCCGATGCACGCCGGCATGTCGTGGAAGCGCCTCGAGGAGCTGAGCGGGATCCAGTGGCCCTGCCCATCGGACGACCATCCGGGTACGAAGTTCCTCCACGCGAGGCTGTGGGAGGAGGATCCCGACGAGCGGGGGCCGGCCGCGCCGTTCAGCGTCACGCCATTCGAGCCACCCGTCGACGAGCTCACCGACGAGTTCCCGCTCCGATTGACGACCGGCAGGAGGCTGGACTCGTACAACACGGGTGTGCAGACGAGCGGGTACACCTCGCCGCTCCGGCGCGGCGAGTCGATCGACGTGTCGCCGTCGGATGCGGAACGTCTCGCCCTCGAAGAAGGCGAGATCGTCCGAGTGACGTCGCGCCGTGGATCGTTGGACGTGCCCGTCAGGCTCGATCGCGGCCTTCGCGCGGGGCTCGTGTTCATGACACTGCACTTCCCCGATCAGGTGGAGACGAACGTGTTGACGATCGACGCCACCGATCCCAAGTCGGGGACAGCGGAGTTCAAGGCGACGGCGGTTCGCATCGACAAGCTCGACGCGCCGGCGATCGTTTCCGGCGGCGGGGGCGAGTGA
- a CDS encoding 6-phosphofructokinase, which translates to MKVGILTGGGDVPGLNPCIKAATLRALEEGHEVVGIRRGWAGLLETDLDDPESITRNVTPLDAGAVRTIDRSGGTVLHTSRTNPAKVRATDEPAFLKLGRESDDPRDHTPHVLDVIGKLGINALIPIGGDDTLSFALRLHAEGVPVVAIPKTMDNDVHGTDYCIGFSTAVTRTVNFVHQLRTSAGSHERLAVVEVFGRYSGETSLVSAYLAGVDRAVISEVPFDIERLAALLLEDKGKNPSNYAMMTISEGATLVGGEMVMGDKEDAYGHRKLGGIGQVTGEMLHSITGDGIINQHLGYLMRSGSPDSLDLMVAINYAVMAADLVAEGEYGRLVALRNGNYVNLPIDVVREGVKRVDVPALYDSEAYRPKIRHVDGKPMFLY; encoded by the coding sequence GTGAAGGTCGGCATCCTCACCGGCGGGGGAGACGTCCCCGGCCTGAACCCCTGCATCAAGGCGGCGACGCTTCGCGCGCTGGAGGAGGGGCACGAGGTCGTCGGCATCCGCCGGGGATGGGCGGGACTGCTCGAAACGGACCTCGACGACCCCGAATCGATCACCCGGAACGTCACGCCGCTCGACGCCGGCGCCGTGCGGACGATCGACCGAAGCGGCGGGACGGTGCTGCACACCTCACGGACGAACCCGGCGAAGGTCCGCGCCACGGACGAGCCGGCGTTCCTGAAGCTCGGTCGCGAGAGCGACGATCCACGCGATCACACGCCGCACGTGCTCGACGTGATCGGCAAGCTGGGCATCAACGCCCTCATCCCGATCGGCGGCGACGACACGCTGTCGTTCGCCCTTCGGTTGCACGCCGAGGGCGTACCGGTGGTGGCGATCCCGAAGACGATGGACAACGACGTCCACGGGACCGACTACTGCATCGGGTTCTCGACGGCGGTCACCCGCACGGTGAACTTCGTTCATCAGCTCCGCACGAGTGCCGGATCGCACGAGCGTCTCGCCGTCGTCGAGGTGTTCGGTCGGTATAGCGGGGAAACCTCGCTCGTCTCGGCCTACCTTGCGGGCGTCGATCGGGCGGTGATCTCCGAGGTTCCCTTCGACATCGAGCGGCTGGCGGCCCTGCTGCTGGAGGACAAGGGAAAGAACCCCAGCAACTACGCGATGATGACGATCTCCGAGGGCGCCACGCTGGTCGGCGGCGAGATGGTCATGGGCGACAAGGAGGACGCTTACGGCCATCGCAAGCTCGGGGGGATCGGCCAGGTGACGGGCGAGATGCTCCACTCGATCACCGGGGACGGGATCATCAACCAGCACCTCGGCTACCTGATGCGCTCGGGCTCGCCCGACTCGCTCGATCTCATGGTGGCGATCAACTACGCGGTGATGGCGGCCGATCTCGTCGCGGAGGGTGAGTACGGACGCTTGGTGGCGCTGCGGAACGGCAACTACGTGAACCTGCCGATCGACGTGGTGCGCGAAGGCGTCAAGCGCGTCGACGTCCCCGCGCTGTACGACTCGGAGGCCTACCGGCCGAAGATCCGTCACGTCGACGGCAAACCGATGTTCCTGTACTGA
- a CDS encoding 2Fe-2S iron-sulfur cluster-binding protein, with translation MTVTPIAPPKRLLDIEVDGQPVRAAEGSTILDALRAKSVDTPTLCFADNLTPVNACRVCVVELEGSRVLVPSCARKVEGGMKVRTDTERVRHSRRMVLEFLGSSVDLSLTGGDVARWLSDYDADPSRYGPPKEPAAAGERDARHAGHHHDPDPALADTVHQPVKVDNELYVRDYSRCILCYKCVEACGVDAQNTFAIAIAGRGFDARVSTEFDVGLPESACVYCGNCIGVCPTGALMFNSEHEMRQAGTWDESQQTVTDTICPYCGVGCELEVHVQDNSIVKVTSPGDHEVTSGHLCIKGRFGFQYVQNRAPVPETQTAETVADRAVPPPPGEQPA, from the coding sequence ATGACCGTCACCCCGATCGCGCCACCGAAACGGCTGCTCGACATCGAGGTGGACGGCCAACCCGTTCGCGCCGCCGAGGGCTCCACGATCCTCGACGCGCTCCGCGCGAAGAGCGTCGACACGCCGACGCTGTGCTTCGCCGACAATCTCACGCCGGTCAACGCCTGCCGCGTATGCGTGGTCGAGCTCGAGGGCTCGCGCGTGCTGGTGCCCTCCTGCGCTCGCAAGGTCGAGGGCGGCATGAAGGTTCGGACGGATACCGAACGCGTCCGCCACTCGCGGCGGATGGTGCTCGAGTTCCTCGGATCATCCGTGGATCTCTCCCTCACCGGAGGCGACGTCGCGCGGTGGCTCTCGGACTACGACGCGGACCCATCGCGGTACGGCCCCCCGAAGGAGCCCGCGGCGGCCGGCGAACGCGACGCTCGCCACGCCGGTCATCATCACGACCCCGATCCGGCGCTGGCCGACACCGTCCACCAGCCGGTGAAGGTCGACAACGAGCTGTACGTGCGCGACTACTCGCGATGCATCCTTTGCTACAAGTGCGTCGAGGCGTGCGGCGTGGACGCGCAGAACACGTTCGCCATCGCCATCGCCGGCCGCGGGTTCGACGCTCGCGTCTCGACCGAGTTCGATGTCGGCCTGCCGGAGTCGGCCTGCGTGTACTGCGGGAACTGCATCGGTGTGTGCCCCACGGGCGCGCTGATGTTCAACAGCGAGCATGAGATGCGCCAGGCCGGAACGTGGGACGAGTCGCAGCAAACCGTGACCGACACGATCTGCCCGTACTGCGGCGTCGGGTGCGAGCTCGAGGTCCACGTCCAGGACAACTCGATCGTCAAGGTGACGTCACCGGGGGACCACGAGGTCACGAGCGGGCACCTCTGCATCAAGGGACGATTCGGGTTCCAGTACGTGCAGAATCGAGCGCCGGTTCCGGAGACGCAGACGGCGGAGACCGTCGCGGATCGAGCGGTGCCGCCTCCGCCGGGGGAACAGCCTGCCTGA
- the arcC gene encoding carbamate kinase, translating to MDRVVVALGGNALLRRGEEDTFENMYRSARLAAERVADIAAAGWEVVVTHGNGPQVGRILLQQEAARRWIHPMPLDVCGAQSQGQIGYLLQVTIGDVFYERGQERPVTTMLTLTRVPVDDPAFEEPTKPIGPFYEKAEADELVSERGWVVKPDAHGGYRRVVPSPTPYSIVEAPVIRSLVADGVIVIAAGGGGVPVTEQGPRLIGVEGVVDKDLAAAILARDVQASTLLILTDVRRVQRGFGTENATDIDRLTVAEARELLAAREFGAGSMGPKITAGIEFVEGGGIRAAIGDLDDSVAVLDGSAGTTIVAS from the coding sequence ATGGACCGCGTCGTGGTTGCGCTCGGCGGCAACGCGTTGCTTCGGCGGGGCGAGGAGGACACGTTCGAGAACATGTACCGCTCGGCGCGACTCGCGGCCGAGCGGGTGGCAGACATCGCCGCCGCCGGCTGGGAGGTCGTCGTCACACACGGCAACGGGCCGCAGGTCGGCCGCATCCTGCTTCAACAGGAGGCGGCGCGCCGGTGGATCCATCCGATGCCGCTCGACGTCTGTGGGGCGCAGAGCCAGGGACAGATCGGCTACCTGCTCCAGGTCACCATCGGCGACGTGTTCTACGAGCGGGGCCAGGAGCGCCCGGTCACGACGATGCTCACGCTGACTCGCGTCCCCGTCGACGATCCCGCGTTCGAGGAGCCGACAAAGCCGATCGGCCCCTTCTACGAGAAGGCGGAGGCGGACGAGCTCGTCTCCGAGCGGGGCTGGGTGGTCAAACCGGACGCGCACGGCGGTTACCGGCGGGTAGTGCCGTCGCCGACGCCCTACTCGATCGTCGAGGCGCCGGTGATTCGCTCGCTCGTCGCCGACGGAGTCATCGTCATCGCCGCCGGCGGCGGAGGTGTTCCCGTGACCGAGCAGGGACCGAGACTGATCGGCGTGGAGGGCGTCGTGGACAAGGACCTCGCGGCGGCGATCCTGGCGCGGGATGTACAGGCATCGACGCTGCTGATTCTCACCGACGTCCGTCGCGTACAGCGTGGCTTCGGGACGGAGAACGCCACCGACATCGATCGGCTCACCGTCGCGGAAGCTCGCGAGCTGCTGGCGGCCCGGGAGTTCGGCGCCGGCTCGATGGGGCCCAAGATCACCGCGGGGATCGAGTTCGTCGAGGGCGGCGGCATCCGCGCCGCGATCGGCGACCTCGACGACTCAGTTGCCGTGCTCGACGGATCCGCTGGAACGACGATCGTCGCGTCCTGA